From a region of the Triticum aestivum cultivar Chinese Spring chromosome 7D, IWGSC CS RefSeq v2.1, whole genome shotgun sequence genome:
- the LOC123169123 gene encoding cyanohydrin beta-glucosyltransferase-like, with protein sequence MDGEGSRRWHVVMVPFPAQGHVAPLMQLARLLYARGAHLTFVHTQFNYRRLLRAKGEAAVRPPSTAAARFRVEVIEDGMSLSMPQHEVAALADAVGRNCPGPFRDLLRKLAAWEPPVTCVVADTAMAFAATAAREAGVADALFFTASACGLVGYSQFKELLRRGLIPLEDGSCLTNGYLDTPLDWVPGMQQHMRLRDMPTFCRTTDADDTLVNEIIGQMKSAVGSKAIILNTFYELEKDVVDALAAIFPPPVYTVGPLAQVIASSAAAADDGLDAMDISIWQEDARCLAWLDGKPDKSVVYVNFGSVAVMTAEQTREFALGLATCGFPFLWVKRPDIVDGDDVAALPEAFRDELERGGGLVVPWCPQPAVLKHAAAGLFVTHCGWNSLLEAVVAGLPVLAWPSIRQKTITSGYSSHRTIIFKKVTNNYRKFQILWQKTTKSC encoded by the coding sequence ATGGACGGCGAGGGGTCTCGACGGTGGCATGTGGTGATGGTGCCGTTCCCGGCGCAGGGGCACGTCGCCCCGCTGATGCAGCTGGCGCGTCTCCTCTACGCCCGCGGCGCCCACCTCACCTTCGTCCACACCCAGTTCAACTaccgccgcctcctccgcgccaagggcgaggccgccgtccgcccgccgtccaccgccgcggcccgcttCCGCGTCGAGGTCATCGAGGACGGCATGTCCCTCTCCATGCCGCAGCACGAAGTGGCGGCCCTCGCCGACGCCGTGGGCCGCAACTGCCCCGGCCCCTTCCGCGACCTGCTGAGGAAGCTCGCCGCCTGGGAGCCCCCCGTCACCTGCGTCGTGGCCGACACGGCCATGGCGTTCGCGGCAACCGCGGCCAGGGAGGCCGGCGTGGCGGACGCGCTCTTCTTCACGGCGTCTGCGTGCGGCCTAGTCGGGTACTCGCAGTTCAAAGAGCTGCTCAGGCGAGGGCTCATCCCTCTCGAAGATGGGAGCTGCTTGACCAACGGATACTTGGACACGCCGCTGGACTGGGTGCCGGGGATGCAGCAGCACATGCGGCTGAGGGACATGCCAACCTTCTGCCGCACCACGGACGCCGACGACACCCTGGTGAACGAGATCATCGGGCAGATGAAGAGCGCCGTCGGCTCCAAGGCCATCATCCTCAACACCTTCTACGAGCTCGAGAAGGACGTGGTGGACGCGCTCGCCGCCATCTTCCCGCCGCCCGTATACACCGTCGGGCCACTGGCCCAGGtcatcgcctcctccgccgccgccgcggacgaCGGCCTAGACGCCATGGACATCAGCATCTGGCAGGAGGACGCGCGGTGCCTGGCATGGCTTGACGGCAAGCCGGACAAGTCGGTGGTCTACGTCAACTTTGGCAGCGTTGCCGTCATGACGGCCGAGCAGACGCGGGAGTTCGCGCTGGGCCTGGCGACGTGCGGCTTCCCGTTCCTTTGGGTGAAGCGACCCGACATCGTGGACGGCGACGACGTGGCGGCGCTCCCGGAGGCGTTCCGCGACGAGCTGGAGCGCGGCGGGGGCCTCGTCGTGCCGTGGTGCCCGCAGCCGGCGGTGCTGAAGCACGCGGCGGCGGGCCTGTTCGTGACGCACTGTGGATGGAACTCGCTTCTGGAGGCGGTTGTGGCCGGCCTGCCGGTTCTCGCCTGGCCGAGTATTCGACAAAAAACTATCACATCAGGGTATTCGTCCCACAGAACTATCATTTTCAAAAAAGTGACTAATAACTATCGAAAATTTCAAATtttgtggcaaaaaactaccaagtcgtgTTGA